A stretch of the Pan troglodytes isolate AG18354 chromosome 20, NHGRI_mPanTro3-v2.0_pri, whole genome shotgun sequence genome encodes the following:
- the C5AR2 gene encoding C5a anaphylatoxin chemotactic receptor 2 has translation MGNDSVSYEYGDYSDLSDRPVDCLDDACLAIDPLRVAPLPLYAAIFLVGVPGNAMVAWVAGKVARRRVGATWLLHLAVADLLCCLSLPILAVPIARGGHWPYGAVGCRALPSIILLTMYASILLLAALSADLCCLALGPAWWSTVQRACGVQVACGAAWTLALLLTVPSTIYRRLHQEHFPARLQCVVDYGGSSSTENAVTAVRFLFGFLGPLVAVASCHSALLCRAARRCWPLGTAIVVGFFVCWAPYHLLGLVLTVAAPNSALLARALRAEPLIVGLALAHSCLNPMLFLYFGRAQLRRSLPAACHWALRESQGRDESVDSKKSTSHDLVSEMEV, from the coding sequence ATGGGGAATGATTCTGTCAGCTACGAGTATGGGGATTACAGCGACCTCTCGGACCGCCCTGTGGACTGCCTGGATGACGCCTGCCTGGCCATCGACCCGCTGCGCGTGGCCCCGCTCCCACTGTATGCCGCCATCTTCCTGGTGGGGGTGCCGGGCAATGCCATGGTGGCCTGGGTGGCTGGGAAGGTGGCCCGCCGGAGGGTGGGTGCCACCTGGTTGCTCCACCTGGCCGTGGCGGATTTGCTGTGCTGTTTGTCTCTGCCCATCCTGGCAGTGCCCATTGCCCGTGGAGGCCACTGGCCGTATGGTGCAGTGGGCTGTCGGGCGCTGCCCTCTATCATCCTGCTGACCATGTATGCCAGCATCCTGCTCCTGGCAGCTCTCAGTGCCGACCTCTGCTGCCTGGCTCTCGGGCCTGCCTGGTGGTCTACGGTTCAGCGGGCGTGCGGGGTGCAGGTGGCCTGTGGGGCAGCCTGGACACTGGCCTTGCTGCTCACCGTGCCCTCCACCATCTACCGCCGGCTGCACCAGGAGCACTTCCCAGCCCGGCTGCAGTGTGTGGTGGACTACGGCGGCTCCTCCAGCACCGAGAATGCAGTGACTGCCGTCCGGTTTCTTTTTGGCTTCCTGGGGCCCCTGGTGGCCGTGGCCAGCTGCCACAGCGCCCTCCTGTGCCGGGCAGCCCGACGCTGCTGGCCGCTGGGCACAGCCATTGTGGTGGGGTTTTTTGTCTGCTGGGCACCCTACCACCTGCTGGGGCTGGTACTCACTGTGGCGGCCCCGAACTCCGCACTCCTGGCCAGGGCCCTGCGGGCTGAACCCCTCATCGTGGGCCTTGCCCTCGCTCACAGCTGCCTCAATCCCATGCTCTTCCTGTATTTTGGGAGGGCTCAACTCCGCCGGTCACTGCCAGCTGCCTGTCACTGGGCCCTGAGGGAGTCCCAGGGCCGGGATGAAAGTGTGGACAGCAAGAAATCCACCAGCCATGACCTGGTCtcggagatggaggtgtag